ACTGAAGCTTCGAGTGATCTCCACGCCAGCGGGGATGAACAACAAGTTCTACGAGCTCTGGAACGACGCGCCCGATTTCAAGCGCCACAAGACAAGTGTTTACGATGCCGTCGAACAAGGGCTCGGCCTAAACATTGACGAGCTACGCGATAACCTCGCCGATCCCGACGGCTGGGCCCAAGAGTTTGAGTGTCAATTCATGGAGCACGCCGCCCAAGTCTTCCCGATGGATCTCATCCGCACCGTCGAAGATCCCGCAGCGTCTTTTGGCCCCTATGAAACGCGCACCCCAAATCCTCTTTTTGTTGGTATCGACATCGGCCGCCGCAAAGATCTCACCGTAGCATGGACCTTGGAGCGGGTAGCAGGCATCCTCTGGACCCGTGAAATCCTGATCCTCGAAAACACCCCGTTCCCCGAACAAGAAGCCATCCTCGCCGAACGCGTAGCAGGTGCACGATACATCGCCATCGATTCGACCGGGATGGGAGGCCCCATCTCCGAGCACCTCGCCAAGAGGCTAGGGGACTACAAACTCGAAGCCGTCAACTTCACCAACGACCGCAAGCGCGAGCTATTCAGCCGCGCCAAGAAAGCCTTCCAATCGCAGAAGGTTCGCATCCCAAACGACGCCAAACTCCGCGATGACCTCGCCAGCATCCAACGCATCGTCACCCTGCAGGGCCTAGTGAAATTCATCGCTGGCAGAACCAGAGACGGTCACGCCGACCGAGCCACTGCTTTGGCCTTAGCCATGCACGCCGCCGAAAAGATCCCCGAGGGCATCGGGATTTCAGAGCAGAGCCCGATCAGAGTCGGAGAGAATCGAAGAAGGCATCGTCCTATGAGGACTAGGTTTAGAAAAGCCTTGAATTTATAAAGTGAATTTATTTCCTACTATCATGGCCGGTCATCAAGATCGAGTGATGAATTATAGATTCGTCTTAGAAGCTTTGCCAGAATGTATAAGTTGGGCAAAGTCGAAAGGAGTGTTAGACGACTTCACTAATAGATTTCTATCTTCAGTAATAAAAGATTTAGATGATTTTAGATGTGAGTTTACTTCGCTTCACTTAGACGGTGACCGTGACGTGATTATTTACCGCGTTGATAGAGTAAGAACTCACAATATTAACGGGAAATCCTATTGTGTGAGTAGTAAGTTTGAGTATTCGGCTGG
The nucleotide sequence above comes from Coraliomargarita algicola. Encoded proteins:
- a CDS encoding terminase large subunit domain-containing protein, yielding MSAANPSPFDLLLPYQRDWVLDDSRFKIWLKSRQIGGSLAASFEVVADAIATGSDWIILSAGERQALEFMEKVHRVGQIFCDGIEQKTGKPYRPETKASQIRFPNGARILALPANASTARGYSANLVLDEFAFHENPEEIWRAVYPIITNPLRGELKLRVISTPAGMNNKFYELWNDAPDFKRHKTSVYDAVEQGLGLNIDELRDNLADPDGWAQEFECQFMEHAAQVFPMDLIRTVEDPAASFGPYETRTPNPLFVGIDIGRRKDLTVAWTLERVAGILWTREILILENTPFPEQEAILAERVAGARYIAIDSTGMGGPISEHLAKRLGDYKLEAVNFTNDRKRELFSRAKKAFQSQKVRIPNDAKLRDDLASIQRIVTLQGLVKFIAGRTRDGHADRATALALAMHAAEKIPEGIGISEQSPIRVGENRRRHRPMRTRFRKALNL